One segment of Brassica napus cultivar Da-Ae chromosome C3, Da-Ae, whole genome shotgun sequence DNA contains the following:
- the LOC106355221 gene encoding uncharacterized protein LOC106355221 has translation MLAEPQVHHQDWIQDLWKIPMTPKIKLLIWKIKNGALPVGEVLRARQIIPNSKCIRCDCSETIIHLFFHCEFARKVWELIPVSGGFNCDQVVNFDAAWKSALQATVLPPIGLADTSLAPWIISSIWTARNFLIFQKRQFSAQETMVKSICDAKEWKSAQSTLSPPTRNTIYPPIRHNSEFTCRSDAAWKKELNSGGVAWSFYNSSGERINSHSKPVAFVISSLVAEGLAIRSAMEHAIALQLGSVIFESDSLQLVAAIVGDSSFSEIHEILSDIRILSTSFVSISFRFIHRENLKFEDSMAKQALSRFVVTRFNQAI, from the coding sequence ATGCTGGCTGAACCTCAGGTTCACCACCAAGACTGGATACAAGATCTTTGGAAAATCCCTATGACGCCTAAAATAAAGCTTCTAATCTGGAAGATCAAGAATGGCGCATTACCAGTGGGAGAAGTTCTAAGGGCAAGACAGATTATCCCTAACTCTAAGTGCATCAGGTGCGATTGCTCTGAAACTATCATCCACCTATTTTTCCATTGCGAATTTGCTCGTAAAGTTTGGGAATTAATACCTGTTTCGGGAGGCTTTAACTGTGATCAAGTGGTGAACTTTGATGCGGCCTGGAAGTCAGCCCTTCAGGCTACTGTTCTCCCCCCAATAGGGCTAGCTGATACTTCTCTTGCCCCATGGATAATTTCCTCAATATGGACGGCGAGGAACTTCCTGATTTTCCAAAAAAGGCAATTCTCAGCTCAAGAAACTATGGTAAAGTCAATTTGCGATGCAAAGGAGTGGAAATCAGCACAATCAACCCTCTCCCCTCCAACTCGCAATACGATCTACCCGCCCATTAGACACAATTCTGAATTTACCTGCAGATCAGATGCGGCGTGGAAGAAAGAGCTCAATAGTGGAGGCGTGGCGTGGAGTTTCTACAACTCCTCTGGTGAGAGAATCAACTCTCATAGCAAACCTGTTGCGTTTGTGATCTCGTCTCTTGTGGCGGAGGGACTAGCAATACGCTCAGCGATGGAGCATGCAATTGCTCTGCAGCTTGGATCAGTGATCTTCGAATCAGACTCTCTACAGTTGGTGGCAGCTATTGTGGGCGATTCAAGCTTCTCGGAGATTCATGAAATCCTCTCTGATATTCGCATTTTATCTACCTCTTTTGTTTCAATTTCGTTTCGTTTTATCCATCGAGAAAACCTTAAGTTTGAAGACTCTATGGCTAAACAAGCTCTCAGTCGTTTTGTAGTGACCCGGTTTAACCAAGCCATCTAA